From Melitaea cinxia chromosome 3, ilMelCinx1.1, whole genome shotgun sequence, one genomic window encodes:
- the LOC123669541 gene encoding uncharacterized protein LOC123669541 isoform X1 has translation MRCAVANTIVMVRKYERMSGRQSWSEEEMAKAVAAVVSGKMGYKLAARTYHIPRSTLQRRASKVRYQQPDEPKPLMGHYRRVFTESQEKDLVGYIKSMEKFFMGVSRRDIRELAFQYAEDNNLNHPFDVNTRMAGEDWVRNFLKRNPELLHKSEKDYELEPVNFDQFYHFMCQS, from the exons ATGCGGTGTGCGGTCGCCAACACG ATAGTCATGGTACGAAAATACGAAAGAATGAGTGGTCGCCAATCCTGGAGTGAAGAAGAAATGGCTAAAGCCGTGGCGGCCGTAGTGTCTGGCAAAATGGGTTATAAACTCGCCGCTAGGACCTACCACATCCCGCGATCAACTCTCCAAAGGCGAGCTAGTAAAGTCAGGTATCAACAACCCGATGAACCAAAACCTTTAATGGGACACTACAGACGCGTCTTTACAGAAAGCCAAGAAAAAGACTTGGTCGGGTATATTAAGAGTATGGAAAAGTTTTTTATGGGCGTCTCTAGAAGAGACATAAGAGAACTCGCATTCCAATACGCTGAAGATAACAATCTCAACCACCCGTTTGATGTCAATACTCGAATGGCTGGCGAAGACTGGGTAAGGAACTTCTTAAAGAGAAATCCAGAACTGTTACATAAGTCAGAAAAAGATTATGAGCTCGAACCAGTTAATTTCGATCAGTTCTACCATTTCATGTGTCAATCATGA
- the LOC123669541 gene encoding uncharacterized protein LOC123669541 isoform X2, with product MVRKYERMSGRQSWSEEEMAKAVAAVVSGKMGYKLAARTYHIPRSTLQRRASKVRYQQPDEPKPLMGHYRRVFTESQEKDLVGYIKSMEKFFMGVSRRDIRELAFQYAEDNNLNHPFDVNTRMAGEDWVRNFLKRNPELLHKSEKDYELEPVNFDQFYHFMCQS from the coding sequence ATGGTACGAAAATACGAAAGAATGAGTGGTCGCCAATCCTGGAGTGAAGAAGAAATGGCTAAAGCCGTGGCGGCCGTAGTGTCTGGCAAAATGGGTTATAAACTCGCCGCTAGGACCTACCACATCCCGCGATCAACTCTCCAAAGGCGAGCTAGTAAAGTCAGGTATCAACAACCCGATGAACCAAAACCTTTAATGGGACACTACAGACGCGTCTTTACAGAAAGCCAAGAAAAAGACTTGGTCGGGTATATTAAGAGTATGGAAAAGTTTTTTATGGGCGTCTCTAGAAGAGACATAAGAGAACTCGCATTCCAATACGCTGAAGATAACAATCTCAACCACCCGTTTGATGTCAATACTCGAATGGCTGGCGAAGACTGGGTAAGGAACTTCTTAAAGAGAAATCCAGAACTGTTACATAAGTCAGAAAAAGATTATGAGCTCGAACCAGTTAATTTCGATCAGTTCTACCATTTCATGTGTCAATCATGA